A single bacterium DNA region contains:
- a CDS encoding tetratricopeptide repeat protein: MEHHTLAEALAAQREEMANIEDIRQRSKDETRLAIWLYKLIKKTIPRFSVVRGYEFKNVMRYGERQCFLQASLIASMLQEMGVQAGVVMVYQKPEGKFSNNGHTIVIVKLSSGRHILVDASKPTPLVRDQGLLVRSPDYIYVRPIYSEKTFEITSYKTTTGGRLLEPLEVQTMDIDFMLSQFMYYRGERTPGGLMEGKPTKQGLEMTALYLEKSVNYCPSNQLAVYQLGRVYRLQGRLQKALECFQQAHSLYAQCGWIPEGPKQFLKLTQEAVDKRVQR, from the coding sequence ATGGAACACCATACACTAGCCGAAGCTTTGGCAGCACAGCGCGAAGAGATGGCAAATATTGAGGACATTCGACAACGAAGCAAAGATGAAACTCGTCTGGCTATCTGGCTCTATAAACTAATCAAGAAAACCATTCCTCGTTTTAGCGTAGTCAGAGGGTATGAGTTCAAAAATGTCATGCGCTACGGCGAGCGTCAATGCTTCCTTCAGGCATCGTTAATCGCATCGATGCTACAGGAAATGGGAGTGCAGGCCGGTGTAGTGATGGTTTATCAAAAGCCTGAGGGCAAATTCTCCAACAATGGCCATACAATCGTAATCGTCAAGCTCTCATCCGGCAGGCATATATTGGTCGATGCCTCCAAACCCACCCCTTTGGTCCGCGATCAAGGCCTGCTAGTTAGAAGTCCGGACTACATCTATGTAAGGCCAATCTATTCCGAAAAAACCTTTGAGATCACCTCCTACAAGACCACAACCGGCGGCCGATTATTGGAACCTTTAGAAGTTCAGACGATGGATATAGACTTCATGCTCTCCCAATTCATGTATTACCGTGGTGAACGGACCCCCGGAGGTCTGATGGAAGGCAAGCCTACCAAACAAGGCTTAGAAATGACAGCGCTTTACCTCGAAAAGAGCGTCAACTATTGCCCAAGCAACCAGCTTGCGGTCTACCAACTAGGCCGAGTCTATCGGCTTCAGGGTCGTCTTCAGAAAGCTCTTGAGTGCTTCCAGCAAGCGCACAGTCTGTATGCTCAATGCGGCTGGATCCCCGAGGGGCCAAAGCAATTCCTAAAGCTAACTCAAGAAGCCGTCGACAAACGAGTACAACGTTAA